Within Bactrocera oleae isolate idBacOlea1 chromosome 6, idBacOlea1, whole genome shotgun sequence, the genomic segment ACTACAATTCAAATTAAATCGGAATTATTAATGGAATAAATAATTGGAATATCAGAATAGTTTGTGTGAGAGTAAAAGTCTGTCGAATTGTAATGAAGATTATAGCACGAACTTTTAtagtgtttcacaagttcagtTAAGCTACACAGCAATATAACTATGTGAGCAGCCTATATATCGATGAGGCTTAACTCGTAACAGCATAtcctattttaattttggttgttacagcaatttaattttataaaattattgactttaatgtttcacaagttcaatacaattttttatggaGAGAGAGAGTAGTGAGCGAGTTGAGTAAATTGCAAGAACTTTGTTTAAAGCTTccagttttttgttttactaattTCATTGCTGATATGGCTGTTAAGGGTGTACAAATGACCATCATAGCCTGAGTCTACATTTTTCTTGGGAAATTCTAACTGCCAGAAATTCCTACATTTGCCTTTCTAAAGTAAGTAAGACAAAACTTTTAGGATCACTTCACAGAGACATAGTCATTTAATAACAATCAAATGTACCAAATAGAATTTGATTcttgtagctttagtggtttaggagatatgtacaatcAACCTACTAGAgcgcggggccacgcccattttttcaaaacttttagccGAGTGGTGCCACTCGTTTCTGCAAtacctttattttttatttttagttatggcattttataggtttctaattaatggcgttttatgagCGTAGTAGAAGtcagattacgcccatctatgaACCTCatccttacttttttgccaagaaacAAGTGTACGTAGTAAGTAAGTTTCATTACGGTATTTCATTTTTTACTCACGTTACAGGttgcatggacggacggaccaacagacggacagacagaaagtcattcggaattcaactcgttttgtcatcctgatcatttatataaatgtatttagcCTTATACCAGATTCGGTTGGATGAAGAGAGAACAAGATTTATTTGCTTATGATGAGTACTTTAATGTTAGCACACTCTAAAATTTCTGAGATTAATTAGACGAGTTTTCGAATTCATTTGtttgtacataatatatatcttGGGTGAAGCTTTTGCAAGACAAGTCAGACTTGACGTCATCGAATAATTTGcaattaaagttaaattatCAGTACTGATGGCGACATTAAGTTAAACATTTCGCAACGTAATACGTTTATAATTACGATGAATTTTTGAGCAGTAAACGAAATCGAATTTGTTTGTGGCAAGAATATTGGAAATGCATATCTGCGCTGTGCCACACAGGCGCACGCTTTACATATGCAATTGTCTGCTCATTGAATTAAGTCGACATTAATGCATTTGCGCATCAACATATGGAAATCCCTGCCAACATCACTACTCCTTTGTATTGTCTTTTGCTACTGCGGCGCTCAGACGGCGCGCTGTCAAGGCGCAGGTGAGTCATGCATTTTAATGAATTTGCCAATTAATTCATTTGCATACAATGCAGATGCTTTGCATATTTGCACACGTAATACTTTACCCATACATCTGACAATCATATCAGTTGAATAATACACATCTTATATTCATATGCACTCAATTGACACTGTCTCTCACACATGACAGCGTGGCGTTCGCTTTAACACCGCCCATATGACATTTAACCACGCCTATGTGCATAATGTCACCACCGACCTAACAGATGATACCCTGAATATCGAGATGTGGTTGCGGAAAGATGAGATACCGGGCTGCATGTCCAAACTTGATATACTCATCAGTCTTTCGGCGAATAAGAAGCGCTTCCAAAGCATATTCTCCTACAATGTGGACATTTGCGGGCTAATGAATAACTTGTCGCGCATTATTTTGATGCGTGGTTGGATGTTAAATGTAATTAAGCATAGTAATTTAAAGTCGCACTGTCCCTCGCAAGCGGTATGTGGAATTTTGCTTGGTTTTCGGTAGATTTTTCTGAGTGAAGATTTCGTAAAACTATTTACTTTTAAGGGTCACTATTATATAAGGAACTTTACGGTCGAGAAAGGCAGCATACCAGTTTATTtccttatttattattattattattattattactacaaagtcaagaagaacaagaaaaatataACAGTGGCTGATTTTAATTCCGATTTGCAGATTGACTGATTTTAAATGGGATTCAAGGGTGTTTCAAGGCCGTTCTGGTATgtgaactaaataaatatttaacgatAAGAGAGACCTTCTTTTGTTAGGGATGAAGCTGAAAGTATGAGATTGAGATGCAGATCGTTATTGTGACTGCTTCAGAGTACAGTAGTGGTAGAACTGAAAGCGAGAATGATACTGCGGCttgtgattaaaaattagaCTTTTAATTAAACTAAGAATAAAATTGAGGACTGGGATACAGCTTACAATGACACTGACATTCATCTAAATATTAAAGTAACACCaaactgaaaatttttctaGCTCAATTCTAGTAAGATATTGGGATACATCTTGAAATTCAAGTTTTGGACTTAGGCTGGAGCAAAGAGAGAAGTAAATACTGGGTATAAAATGCATAACAAAATCAAGGCTGAGACAGAGTGCAGCTGTCACTAAGCGCGAAACTGAGGCGAAAGCTGAATACAGCGGAGGGATTTTAATCTTAAAATTAACACGTGAACTTCCACAGAGGATTGGTCTTAGTTTGAAATGTAGCCAGAGTTTGAAATTgagacaaaaattaaatttgcgaaACAAACTAAGAATGTTTAAGTCTAGAAGAGAAAAAACAGGAATGGAAAGCGAAGTTGAGACTAAGTCTATAACTGAGATTGTGGTTGTGAAAGACACAGGAATGGAGACTAAGTCTAAGACTGTGATTGAGGCTGTGAGATAGGAATGGGAAGCGAAGTTGAGGCTAAGCCTAGCGTTGAGATTAAGGCTATTACTGAGAGCAACTGAAATTAATACTGAAATTATGACTTAGGTAGACATGTACAATAGACTGTAGCAATGTAAGAAcggaatgaaaaaaataattattttattgcttgttTTCATTCTTTGAAATTTTACCAGACACTGGCTTCGAGTTGAAGTTCCAACACGAAAtccatatttttctttttatactgcccgttataaatatatgcaataaTTTTGTAATCACCGGGGTAAAGATATTTAGGAAACAATGCCGGCTCTAATTTCCAACCCTTCAAATAATAGTGATCGGGATGGAATGGACAATTCTCCATAAAATTACCAAACTTCAAAAGGCTGCGATACCAACTCTTGAGCAAGTGATCCTTAAGCGCAATTATGGTGCCACAAACATCGATATCGAAATCAATAAGTGACTGATACACCTTGGAGTTAGCAATACGCAGTTGAAATTCCAAATGACAGCGTACACCGGGGTCCAAACGTTCAATGAGTTGGCAGTCGTTGTAAACCGTGTCATTGATGATGTTGACTGTGAAGTTTGCGAAATAGCGCATGTTGAAGCGGGAATGTGCCGACTTGAAGGACAATTGGGTGATCTGCTGGTGAAGAGAAAGCAcaaatagagagagagagagagagagagagagagagtgtaTTAAAAAGTTAAGAGTGACGGTGTGCTTATAGAAACTACTCACGCCACTTGCCAATCGGGTAAGCTCGGtaaacagaaataaataataaataaaagtgtataCTTTAAGTCTTGAACTCATTTTGAGGTCTGCGGCAGTTTTGAAAGCGTAggttaatttgaaatattttgaaaataaaaaattataattgagtAATCTAAATAATcattataagtaaaaaaataactttgaaGTTGTGGAACAATTGAGGCATTTTGTACCACATATATTAATGAATTTATAATGATGCTGTGCAAACAACGGCGGCAGAGTTCAACTCTTACTATTTTACACTTATGAATTAGCATTAATGCATTAGCATTATGGTGGgaaaaatataatgttatttttgtcgcTTGGTGCTCTGAAAAATTGGCTGATAAACACCACTAAAAAGGGCTCTCCAAGTATAAGcgcttaattgtaacgggaagattCTTTCGCCTAACGgctttctattttttttcttattatcaactagaaaaaaatatatctcgCTTTTAATTACGTGAAAACATATTCCGTTTTGTGGATTTGGTagaaaattgaatgctctacaaaatggttcCTAATGGGTTTCTTGTAAACTCAACcatttaaaagattttaacggttgaaatttaattattgtaaggcaaatgtgttttaattttataactaatgaaaaaacataattttaaattgcaaagcacATAGTCTTATAGAAAATTTAGTGCTCTACAAAAAGCGCATTCaatttccacaaaaaaaaaatcttttcaaatagtttggagcgagttatgaatttttaataataagaaaaatatagaaaaaccattaggcggaggaccttcccgttacaattaagagctcatacgtGGACAACCTTTCTAAAAGGGGTCAATCAAACAATTATTCAGAGTGCGAAGCCAAAAAACAGCATTtctttttttacccaccctagtaaatatatatggtataataatCATTATGATTGCATTTTTGTAACTAGCCACAAAATACACGCCAATTAAACAATGAATGCCGCATAATTAGAATTAATGAGGCGTAAAAACTAATATTTGCTTAAAAAGATTCGCAAGagctatttgaaaattattttttgcattgcAGAAATGTGTTGAAAGCCATGCTCCCGCGCGCGTATCAGAAAAATCAATTACTTTTTATAGCAGTTTTGTTTTTAGTGCTGCGAGTAGAAAGAAGCAATGAACGGAAGGTGATTACTATTATTACATtgctaataaaattatattactatttattgaaatgctcaaattaacatttattttttatttaaaactttttttttatttttaaatattattttatttttaaatatttttttatataaaaattatttttgaattca encodes:
- the LOC106620478 gene encoding uncharacterized protein — translated: MIIIPYIFTRITQLSFKSAHSRFNMRYFANFTVNIINDTVYNDCQLIERLDPGVRCHLEFQLRIANSKVYQSLIDFDIDVCGTIIALKDHLLKSWYRSLLKFGNFMENCPFHPDHYYLKGWKLEPALFPKYLYPGDYKIIAYIYNGQYKKKNMDFVLELQLEASVW